The following are encoded in a window of Sinorhizobium sojae CCBAU 05684 genomic DNA:
- a CDS encoding ATP-binding protein has product MHQSKIDVLITEIQKLSAALERIAGPGEAVNDWAAAECFVWAPATRHLQPVTKPNRIELALITGVDHVRDILFDNTLRFAEGYPANNVLLWGARGMGKSSLIKAVHAQVARETGAALKLVEVHREDIATLPALMEILKVAPMPVIVFCDDLSFDHDDTSYKSLKAVLDGGVEGRPANVVLYATSNRRHLLPRNMMENEQSTAINPSEAVEEKVSLSDRFGLWLGFHKCSQEDYLAMVDGYARYYGLPVEQETLHADALEWATTRGSRSGRVAWQFIQDLAGRLRRSLSDPA; this is encoded by the coding sequence ATGCACCAAAGCAAGATCGACGTCCTCATCACTGAAATACAGAAGCTGTCGGCAGCACTCGAACGGATTGCCGGTCCGGGTGAAGCGGTCAACGACTGGGCTGCGGCGGAATGCTTCGTCTGGGCGCCGGCAACGCGGCATCTGCAGCCGGTGACGAAACCGAATCGGATCGAACTTGCGCTGATTACTGGCGTGGATCATGTTCGCGACATCCTTTTCGACAACACGCTCCGTTTTGCCGAGGGCTATCCGGCAAACAACGTCCTGCTCTGGGGTGCGCGGGGCATGGGCAAGTCTTCGCTCATCAAGGCCGTCCACGCGCAGGTGGCCCGCGAAACCGGCGCCGCACTAAAACTCGTCGAAGTGCACCGGGAAGACATCGCGACGCTACCGGCCCTGATGGAAATCCTCAAGGTCGCGCCGATGCCCGTCATCGTTTTCTGCGACGACCTTTCCTTCGACCACGACGACACGTCCTACAAGTCGTTGAAGGCCGTTCTGGACGGCGGCGTCGAGGGCCGTCCGGCCAATGTGGTGCTTTATGCGACGTCGAACCGCCGACACCTTCTGCCGCGCAACATGATGGAAAACGAGCAGTCGACCGCGATCAACCCATCCGAGGCGGTCGAGGAAAAGGTCTCCCTGTCCGATCGCTTCGGCCTTTGGCTTGGCTTCCACAAATGCAGCCAGGAGGATTATCTCGCCATGGTCGACGGCTACGCCCGCTACTATGGCTTGCCCGTCGAGCAAGAAACCCTTCACGCCGATGCGCTCGAATGGGCGACGACACGAGGATCGAGGTCCGGCCGGGTCGCCTGGCAGTTCATTCAGGATCTTGCGGGGCGCCTGCGCCGGTCATTGAGCGACCCCGCCTGA
- the yajC gene encoding preprotein translocase subunit YajC → MFITEAFAQTTAPAAGGADILMSILPFILIFVVMYFLIIRPQRAQMKRREELLKNIRRGDQVVTGGGIVGKVTKVVDDAELEVEIAEGLKVRVVRSGISEVRVKGEPVKE, encoded by the coding sequence ATGTTCATTACCGAAGCTTTCGCACAGACGACTGCCCCGGCCGCCGGCGGCGCCGATATCCTGATGTCCATCCTGCCGTTCATCCTGATCTTCGTGGTGATGTACTTCCTGATCATTCGGCCTCAGCGCGCGCAGATGAAGCGTCGTGAAGAGCTCTTGAAGAACATTCGCCGCGGCGATCAGGTGGTCACCGGCGGCGGCATCGTCGGCAAGGTGACGAAGGTCGTCGACGATGCGGAACTCGAAGTGGAGATCGCGGAGGGCCTCAAGGTGCGTGTCGTGCGTAGCGGTATTTCCGAGGTCCGCGTCAAGGGCGAGCCCGTCAAGGAGTAA
- the secDF gene encoding protein translocase subunit SecDF codes for MPKFSPLKNAVIWLVVLAGFAFALPNLLPEEQLAGWPRWLPHRQVPLGLDLQGGADITLKVSREDIVAERLDAAIDAISRALRGADIGYTGLAGRGQVIQLRLRDAAKLQDAREALRALTAPDNELVLAAEPSTPEGALRFHLTDEAIDRRVAESVSRSTEVIRRRVGEVVPVEPAIERRGDGRVRVQVPGLDDPQPLKDVLSQRGTVSFHWLDLSMRGEQAVDQRPPASSEVLYSLDDPPVPYLVEKRALVGPDDFLSAQPVSDPSTGEPAVDVTLKPEALSRIAPTLQADAGRQFAIVLDGQVVSTPTVADAFRGDTARISGTMSEEGANDLAVVLRAGPLPVSLTVIEERTVGPEFGIDAIENGLKAGLIAALAVAACMVGFYGFFGLVAVAALVVNVVLIIAVLSLLGVTLTLPGIAGIILTIGMAVDSNVLIYERLREEARNSSEPLRKALDNGFSRVLKSILDANLSIFAAGALLFLLGSGTIRGFAATLAIGSITTILTAHSLTRRLIRGWYRRRRPRHLPRGIRTGFFAEADMRFMAIRNPVFILMAALSLSAFVVLVGVGLNMGADFKGGSLVELRAKTDAADIADIRARLDELNLGEARVERLGSPRDVLVRIPSQDAGDNAEQTAVTLLRAELEDEYVLRRVDVVGPAVSGELTRAGTIALAAAMLAIILYVGLRFGWRFAVGAIVAMLCDVLLTLGFLVVTGMEFNLVSIAALLTIVCYSLNDTMVVYDRIRENLLRYRRMPLSVLIDTSINQTLSRTVLTAVTTALALAALYLFGGSRLVESFSAILLFGVLVGTLSSIYIAGPVLILFNRRNNRLDNELGEPEATPEQTARGAS; via the coding sequence ATGCCCAAATTCTCGCCGCTGAAGAACGCCGTCATCTGGCTCGTCGTTCTGGCTGGTTTTGCCTTCGCTTTGCCGAACCTCCTCCCCGAGGAGCAGCTTGCCGGTTGGCCGAGATGGCTGCCGCATCGCCAGGTCCCGCTTGGGCTCGATCTGCAAGGCGGTGCCGACATCACGCTGAAGGTCAGCCGCGAAGACATCGTGGCCGAGCGGTTGGATGCGGCCATCGATGCGATCAGCCGGGCGCTAAGGGGCGCTGACATCGGCTATACTGGCCTGGCCGGCAGGGGGCAGGTCATTCAGCTTCGGCTTCGCGACGCTGCGAAGCTGCAAGACGCACGCGAAGCCTTGCGCGCGTTGACAGCGCCCGACAATGAGCTGGTACTTGCCGCTGAGCCATCGACGCCGGAGGGGGCGCTTCGCTTTCACCTGACCGACGAGGCTATCGATCGCCGCGTGGCCGAGTCGGTGTCCCGCTCCACCGAAGTCATTCGCCGGCGTGTTGGCGAGGTCGTGCCCGTGGAGCCGGCGATCGAGCGCCGGGGCGACGGCCGGGTCAGGGTGCAAGTACCTGGATTGGATGACCCGCAACCGCTGAAGGATGTCTTGAGCCAGCGCGGGACCGTCAGCTTTCACTGGCTCGATTTGTCGATGCGGGGTGAGCAGGCGGTCGATCAGCGACCGCCGGCATCGTCCGAAGTTCTTTATTCCCTTGACGATCCGCCCGTTCCCTACTTGGTCGAAAAGCGCGCACTTGTCGGCCCGGATGATTTTCTCTCCGCGCAGCCGGTCTCCGATCCGTCGACCGGAGAGCCTGCTGTCGACGTCACGCTCAAGCCAGAGGCCCTGTCCCGGATTGCACCGACGCTGCAGGCGGATGCGGGGCGGCAGTTCGCAATCGTGCTCGATGGGCAGGTCGTATCGACGCCTACCGTCGCTGATGCGTTCAGGGGCGACACGGCCCGGATCTCGGGCACCATGTCCGAGGAGGGGGCGAACGATCTCGCTGTAGTGCTGCGGGCCGGTCCGCTGCCCGTTTCCCTGACGGTCATCGAGGAACGGACCGTCGGACCCGAGTTCGGCATTGATGCCATCGAAAACGGCCTGAAAGCAGGATTGATAGCTGCGCTGGCCGTTGCGGCTTGCATGGTCGGCTTCTACGGTTTTTTCGGGCTCGTCGCCGTGGCGGCGCTCGTCGTCAACGTCGTGCTGATCATCGCCGTCCTGTCCCTGCTGGGTGTGACGCTGACATTGCCCGGCATCGCGGGAATCATCCTTACGATCGGAATGGCGGTCGACTCGAACGTCCTCATTTATGAGCGGCTGCGCGAGGAGGCACGCAACAGCAGCGAACCACTGCGAAAAGCGCTCGACAATGGCTTTTCGCGTGTATTGAAAAGCATTCTCGACGCAAATCTCTCGATATTCGCCGCGGGTGCCCTGCTTTTCTTGCTCGGGTCCGGCACCATACGTGGCTTTGCGGCAACGCTTGCCATCGGCAGCATCACCACCATCCTGACGGCGCACAGCCTGACGCGTCGCCTCATTCGCGGCTGGTATCGGCGGCGTCGGCCGCGGCACCTGCCGAGAGGCATTCGCACTGGCTTCTTCGCTGAAGCCGATATGCGCTTCATGGCCATCCGCAACCCGGTCTTCATTTTGATGGCGGCGCTTTCGCTTTCGGCGTTTGTCGTGCTGGTCGGTGTCGGCCTCAACATGGGTGCCGATTTCAAGGGCGGCTCGCTTGTCGAGCTGCGCGCGAAGACGGATGCCGCAGACATCGCCGACATTCGCGCGCGTCTTGACGAACTCAATCTCGGCGAGGCCCGCGTTGAGCGGCTCGGCTCTCCGCGCGACGTTCTCGTTCGCATTCCTTCGCAGGACGCTGGCGACAATGCCGAACAGACCGCGGTGACATTGCTGCGCGCCGAGCTCGAGGATGAATATGTGCTTCGACGCGTGGATGTGGTCGGGCCGGCGGTTTCCGGGGAACTGACGCGGGCGGGAACGATAGCCCTCGCAGCCGCGATGCTGGCCATCATCCTTTATGTAGGGCTTCGATTCGGCTGGCGGTTCGCTGTCGGCGCCATCGTCGCAATGCTCTGCGACGTGCTCCTCACGCTGGGTTTCCTCGTCGTCACCGGGATGGAGTTCAACCTCGTAAGCATTGCCGCGCTGCTTACGATTGTCTGCTACTCGCTGAACGATACGATGGTGGTTTATGATCGCATCCGCGAGAATCTCCTACGCTACAGGAGGATGCCGCTTTCGGTCTTGATCGACACGTCGATCAATCAGACCCTGTCCCGTACGGTTCTGACGGCCGTGACAACGGCGCTGGCGCTTGCCGCCCTTTATCTCTTCGGCGGCAGCCGGCTTGTCGAATCCTTCAGCGCAATCCTCCTTTTCGGCGTGCTTGTCGGTACACTTTCCTCGATCTATATCGCGGGGCCGGTGCTCATTCTCTTCAATCGCCGAAACAATCGACTCGATAACGAGTTGGGAGAGCCGGAAGCGACGCCGGAACAGACAGCAAGGGGTGCATCCTGA
- a CDS encoding Mth938-like domain-containing protein, with protein MAKGIEMREAHFPGRAPIDAYGNGGFRFADMSHRGSVLMLPSGIYAWDVVEGDPLAIAKFQRILQEAHEIEVLLVGTGREIRRLPADLKSALKAANISSDPMNTGAAVRTYNVMLAESRAVAAALIAV; from the coding sequence ATGGCAAAAGGCATTGAAATGCGCGAAGCGCATTTTCCGGGACGCGCACCGATCGACGCCTATGGCAATGGCGGATTCCGCTTTGCCGACATGTCGCATCGCGGCTCGGTGCTGATGCTGCCCTCCGGCATCTACGCCTGGGACGTGGTGGAAGGCGATCCGCTGGCGATCGCCAAGTTCCAGCGCATCTTGCAAGAGGCGCATGAAATCGAAGTGCTGCTCGTCGGCACCGGGCGTGAAATCCGTCGCTTGCCCGCGGATCTGAAATCGGCGCTCAAGGCGGCCAACATATCCTCCGATCCCATGAATACAGGCGCAGCGGTGAGGACCTACAATGTAATGTTGGCGGAATCGCGTGCCGTCGCTGCCGCGCTGATCGCGGTTTGA
- a CDS encoding phytoene/squalene synthase family protein: MQQPDSQILATLRDTDRDRYLACLLSPPEKRHSLAALYAFYAEIARVRDVIREPLPGEIRLQWWHDLLGNDQSTGEGHPLAEALLACIREHRLPVAVLQDMIDARIFDLYDDPMGDRSALEGYAGETACALIQLASLIIDPENAAASAEAAGHAGVAQTIAGLLLLLPLHCRRGQVYFPGEILRATGLDRETLLEARDEEAIGRAVRAFCGLGRDHLMKARSSMGSISKRNFAAFIPVALAGPVFDRAEAAAGSILKQAIQPPQWQRQWWMWRASRRRRF, from the coding sequence GTGCAACAGCCAGACTCCCAGATTCTCGCAACGCTGCGGGATACCGACCGCGACCGCTATCTCGCCTGCCTTCTCTCGCCCCCGGAGAAGCGGCATTCCCTGGCGGCTCTCTATGCATTTTACGCCGAGATCGCGCGTGTCCGTGACGTCATTCGCGAACCCCTGCCGGGGGAAATCAGGCTGCAATGGTGGCACGACCTGCTCGGCAACGATCAGTCGACAGGCGAGGGGCATCCACTCGCCGAGGCACTGCTTGCCTGCATCCGTGAGCACCGCCTGCCGGTCGCCGTTCTACAGGACATGATCGACGCACGGATTTTCGATCTTTATGACGATCCCATGGGGGACCGGTCGGCTCTGGAGGGCTATGCCGGCGAGACGGCATGCGCGCTCATCCAGCTTGCGTCCCTGATAATTGATCCGGAGAATGCCGCTGCATCGGCGGAAGCGGCGGGCCATGCTGGCGTCGCCCAGACGATCGCCGGCCTGCTGCTGCTTTTGCCGCTGCACTGCCGGCGCGGTCAGGTCTATTTTCCGGGCGAGATCCTGCGCGCGACCGGCCTCGACAGGGAGACGCTGCTCGAGGCACGCGACGAGGAGGCGATCGGTCGAGCCGTGCGCGCATTCTGCGGTCTCGGCCGTGACCATCTCATGAAGGCCCGCAGCAGCATGGGTTCGATCTCCAAGCGGAACTTCGCGGCCTTTATTCCGGTCGCCTTGGCCGGGCCGGTCTTCGACCGCGCCGAGGCTGCGGCAGGGAGCATTCTCAAGCAGGCCATTCAACCGCCGCAGTGGCAGCGGCAATGGTGGATGTGGAGGGCCAGCCGGCGGCGGCGCTTTTAA
- the trmFO gene encoding methylenetetrahydrofolate--tRNA-(uracil(54)-C(5))-methyltransferase (FADH(2)-oxidizing) TrmFO, whose protein sequence is MNKTSSSFSPIHVIGGGLAGSEAAWQIAEAGVPVVLHEMRGVRGTDAHKSDGLAELVCSNSFRSDDATSNAVGVLHAEMRLAGSLIMRAADGNQVPAGGALAVDREGFSGAVSAAIDSHPLITVVREEITGLPPREWDLAIIATGPLTAPGLAEAIRQETGADALAFFDAIAPIVYTETIDMDICWYQSRYDKVGPGGTGKDYINCPMTEEQYNAFLDALLASDTTGFKEWEGTPYFDGCLPIEVMAERGRETLRHGPMKPMGLTNAHNPGVKPYAVVQLRQDNALGTLYNMVGFQTKLKYGAQTEVFRMIPGLENAEFARLGGLHRNTYINSPTLLDRSLTLKSRPGLRFAGQITGCEGYVESASIGLLAGRFAAAERKGEAPSVPPATTAFGSLLNHITGGHVVSDDEPGKRSFQPMNINFGLFPPLEPGAVTKPEGAKRFRGKEKALAKKQATASRALADCAAWLGSTS, encoded by the coding sequence ATGAATAAGACCTCCTCCTCCTTTTCTCCCATCCATGTCATCGGCGGCGGGCTTGCCGGCTCTGAAGCCGCCTGGCAGATCGCCGAAGCCGGCGTACCGGTCGTCCTGCACGAAATGCGCGGTGTGCGCGGCACTGATGCGCATAAGAGCGACGGGCTCGCGGAACTCGTCTGCTCCAATTCCTTCCGCTCCGACGACGCCACCAGCAATGCGGTGGGCGTGCTGCATGCCGAAATGCGCCTGGCGGGGTCGCTGATCATGCGCGCCGCCGACGGCAATCAGGTGCCGGCCGGCGGTGCGCTTGCCGTCGATCGCGAGGGATTCTCCGGGGCCGTCAGCGCGGCCATCGATAGCCATCCGTTGATCACCGTGGTGCGCGAGGAAATAACCGGCCTGCCGCCGAGGGAGTGGGATCTCGCCATCATCGCCACCGGGCCGCTGACCGCGCCCGGTCTTGCAGAGGCCATTCGCCAGGAAACGGGCGCCGATGCGCTCGCCTTCTTCGATGCCATCGCCCCGATCGTCTATACCGAGACGATCGACATGGACATCTGCTGGTATCAGTCGCGCTACGACAAAGTCGGCCCCGGCGGCACGGGCAAGGACTATATCAATTGCCCGATGACGGAGGAGCAGTATAACGCCTTCCTCGATGCGCTGCTTGCCAGCGACACCACCGGCTTCAAGGAATGGGAAGGCACACCCTATTTCGACGGCTGCCTGCCGATCGAGGTGATGGCCGAGCGGGGGCGGGAAACGCTACGCCACGGGCCGATGAAGCCCATGGGCCTCACCAATGCCCATAATCCCGGCGTGAAGCCCTATGCCGTGGTCCAGCTCCGCCAGGACAACGCGCTTGGCACGCTCTACAACATGGTCGGCTTTCAGACGAAGCTGAAATACGGCGCCCAGACGGAGGTCTTCCGAATGATTCCCGGCCTCGAGAACGCTGAATTCGCTCGCCTCGGCGGCCTGCACCGCAACACCTACATCAACTCGCCGACACTGCTCGACCGCTCGCTGACGCTGAAATCGCGCCCGGGCCTGCGTTTCGCCGGACAGATCACCGGCTGCGAAGGCTATGTGGAAAGTGCCAGCATCGGACTGCTCGCGGGCCGCTTCGCCGCGGCGGAGCGTAAGGGTGAAGCACCCTCGGTGCCGCCGGCCACCACTGCCTTCGGTTCGCTCCTGAACCACATCACCGGTGGCCACGTCGTTTCCGACGACGAGCCGGGCAAGCGCTCATTCCAGCCGATGAACATCAATTTCGGCCTGTTCCCACCCCTGGAGCCCGGCGCAGTGACCAAGCCCGAAGGAGCCAAGCGATTCCGCGGCAAGGAAAAGGCACTTGCAAAGAAGCAGGCGACGGCGTCACGCGCGCTCGCCGATTGCGCGGCCTGGCTGGGAAGCACCTCTTGA
- a CDS encoding DUF1127 domain-containing protein, with translation MNPIRIAKSWINYRRTVAELGGLSNHALNDIGITRYDIRNIASRSFR, from the coding sequence ATGAACCCCATTCGTATCGCAAAAAGCTGGATCAACTACCGCCGCACCGTCGCCGAACTGGGCGGCCTGTCGAACCACGCTCTCAACGATATCGGCATCACCCGCTACGATATCCGCAACATTGCGTCCCGCTCCTTCCGCTAA
- a CDS encoding DUF1127 domain-containing protein, giving the protein MNFTRSFNNWRKYRQTCNELGRMSDRELNDLGIGRADIPYVARQAVK; this is encoded by the coding sequence ATGAACTTCACGCGTTCTTTCAACAATTGGCGCAAGTACCGTCAGACCTGCAACGAACTCGGCCGCATGAGCGACCGCGAACTGAACGACCTCGGCATCGGCCGCGCCGACATCCCTTACGTCGCTCGCCAGGCTGTCAAGTAA